The Paracoccus sediminicola genome contains a region encoding:
- a CDS encoding DUF6629 family protein — protein sequence MCLSAQVSFAASVFLVGGGAAISIVAFQRNKRYLPLALMPLFAGLQQFTEGFVWVGMNGNDPLTVLWGAMGFIFFTWFMWPIWVPFSVYVLEPDDSPRKRLFRLMALIGLAFGLLLYIPHGLNSDMVVVELNNQSLAYEKSMWLDFMMPRWLTNTIYVTLITLPPALSHYKHVRHFALTLVAVIVVDIAFLQYAYISFFCLLAGLATLHLVYIILTNKCARECPELFA from the coding sequence ATGTGCCTGTCGGCCCAAGTCAGTTTTGCTGCAAGCGTTTTCCTTGTCGGGGGTGGGGCCGCCATTTCAATCGTGGCCTTCCAGCGCAACAAACGCTATCTCCCGCTTGCATTGATGCCGCTTTTCGCAGGTCTTCAGCAATTCACTGAGGGTTTCGTGTGGGTTGGCATGAACGGAAATGATCCCCTGACGGTCTTGTGGGGGGCAATGGGGTTCATCTTCTTCACGTGGTTCATGTGGCCGATATGGGTTCCCTTCTCGGTTTATGTGCTGGAGCCGGACGACAGTCCGCGCAAGCGATTGTTCCGCCTCATGGCGCTGATCGGACTGGCCTTCGGCCTGCTGCTATACATCCCGCACGGGCTCAACAGCGACATGGTTGTGGTAGAGCTCAACAACCAGTCGCTGGCCTATGAAAAATCCATGTGGCTCGATTTCATGATGCCGCGGTGGTTGACCAACACGATCTACGTGACCCTCATCACCCTGCCGCCGGCCCTGTCGCACTACAAACATGTGCGCCATTTCGCCTTGACGCTGGTGGCGGTGATCGTGGTCGATATTGCTTTCCTGCAATATGCCTACATCTCTTTCTTCTGCCTGCTGGCAGGACTTGCGACGCTGCATCTGGTCTACATCATCCTGACAAATAAGTGCGCCCGTGAATGTCCTGAACTGTTTGCCTAA
- a CDS encoding RNA polymerase sigma factor codes for MSETKNHIPMDSDGDPPGLETTLSVNRNAFLGFLVKRLGNRADAEDVLQEFCIRVLARKDQLREADRMDAWLYAVLRSALNDHYRKSGRSRRLTEAVALEVQSAVVADDPVEDMDVICNCVKGLVTELRSGDAELIRRIDIDDEDRGIVAADLGLKSGTLNVRLHRARAALGDALMAHCGPCCRHGFDDCSCPPVGCEHPVEETDCKDENTPS; via the coding sequence ATGTCGGAAACCAAAAACCATATCCCAATGGACAGCGACGGTGATCCGCCCGGCCTCGAGACAACACTGTCGGTGAACAGAAATGCGTTTTTGGGGTTTCTCGTCAAACGGCTGGGAAACCGGGCCGATGCTGAGGACGTTCTGCAGGAGTTTTGCATCCGCGTTCTGGCACGTAAGGATCAGCTGCGCGAGGCGGACCGCATGGATGCCTGGCTTTACGCGGTGTTGCGTTCGGCGCTGAATGATCACTATCGCAAGTCGGGACGGTCGAGGCGTCTGACAGAGGCTGTCGCACTGGAAGTTCAGTCTGCGGTTGTCGCGGATGACCCGGTCGAAGACATGGACGTGATCTGCAACTGCGTCAAAGGGCTGGTCACTGAACTGCGTTCCGGTGACGCCGAACTGATCCGCCGAATTGACATTGACGACGAGGATCGCGGCATTGTGGCAGCGGACCTCGGGCTTAAGTCCGGCACACTGAATGTGCGTCTCCACCGCGCCCGCGCCGCCTTGGGTGACGCGTTGATGGCCCACTGCGGCCCTTGTTGCCGTCATGGCTTTGACGATTGCTCCTGTCCGCCGGTCGGCTGCGAGCATCCTGTTGAAGAGACCGATTGTAAGGACGAAAACACCCCGTCTTGA
- a CDS encoding NADH-quinone oxidoreductase subunit A has protein sequence MSELTQYAILLGLTFGTVGLVLSIYALARAIGRARAEPAKDVPATAGTLARDPVWVRYHAKYYGYALLFLAFDMEMAFMYPWAVVYREEGLVALLDMGVFLAILFLGLLYGWSQGALRRQ, from the coding sequence ATGAGTGAACTGACGCAATACGCCATTCTGCTCGGCCTGACGTTCGGCACGGTCGGGCTGGTCCTGAGCATCTATGCCCTCGCCCGTGCGATCGGGCGGGCCCGTGCCGAACCCGCCAAGGACGTGCCCGCAACCGCCGGCACGCTGGCCCGCGATCCGGTCTGGGTCCGATACCACGCCAAGTATTACGGCTATGCGCTATTGTTTCTGGCCTTCGATATGGAGATGGCGTTCATGTACCCTTGGGCGGTCGTCTACCGTGAAGAGGGGCTGGTTGCCCTGCTCGACATGGGTGTCTTTCTCGCAATCCTGTTTCTCGGCCTGCTCTATGGATGGAGCCAGGGCGCGCTGAGGCGGCAATGA